The genomic stretch TTAGTCTTTGAGATTCAAAGTGATCTTCTAAAAGCAATGATTCGCCAAACTGTCTTTGCGGTGTCCACCTCAGAAACACGCCCTATCCTAACTGGTGTTAACTGGACGTTAACTGACGGTGTTCTAAACTGTATTGCAACAGATAGTCATCGCTTGGCTGAACGCAAAATGCCGATCGATTCTCAAAGTGAAGAACTTTCCTTCCAGAACGTCGTGATTCCTGGAAAGAGTTTGAACGAACTTTCAAAGATTCTTGATGAGAATGCTGAAAAAGTTCAAATCGTTGTAACGAACAACCAGATCTTGTTCAAAGCAAAAAATATCTTATTGTTCTCAAGACTATTAGACGGCAACTATCCGGATACATCAAAATTGATTCCTTCAGAGAGCAAAACAACATTTGTTCTGAAGACAAAAGAATTCTTACAAGCGATCGACCGTGCTTCTTTATTAGCGAGAGAAGGAAGAAACAACGTCGTGAAGCTAGCAACACTCGATAACCAAACAATCGAACTTTCCTCAAATTCTCCAGAGATCGGTAAAGTATTTGAACACATGATCGCAGAGGAGATTGAAGGAGAAGAGCTAAAGATCTCATTCAACGCAAAATATGTGATGGAGGCTCTAAAAGTTATGGATTGCACAGAGATCAGCATCCTGTTCACAGGGGCGATGAGACCGTTTCTTATCCAACCCGTATCAGACGATTCGATCCGCCAATTAATCTTACCTGTAAGAACTTACTAAAATATAAAGCTGCCGGAATCACCGGTGGCTTTCTTTTCTTTCTAAGTCCATCATTTTTTGGAGAAACTAAGACTAACAGGTTTTTATTTTTTGATTTTTATTATTTATTTTTCTCTTTTTTTCTATGACAAATTGATTGGAGCGCAAGGTGCGAGACTCCTGCGGGACAAGCGGTCAGGTGAGACACTTAATGGCGCATAGCGGCAAGTGGCTCACCGCCTGCCCCGCGGAAAGCGAGCAACCTGTAGCGGAAATCAATCACTTTCAAAGCAATCAGAAACAACCAGGAGGTTTTTTAAAAATGGAAAACGTTAAGATCAACACTGAATTCATCACCCTTCAACAACTGTTGAAAACTACCGATGTCATCCAATCGGGAGGAATGGTAAAATGGTATTTAGCAGAACATGAAGTTCTTGTGAACGGAGAACATGAAACACGCCGAGGTAAGAAACTATATGCGGGTGATGTCGTGTCCATTCCAGAAGTAGGAGAGTTTAAGGTAACAACGGAATAGGGGGTATCCCTTTGCATATTGAAAAGCTTCAGCTTAGGAATTACAGAAACTATAAAGATCAGTCTCTGGAGTTCGAGAATAAGGTCAACGTTTTTCTAGGTGAGAATGCGCAAGGAAAAACAAATGTCATGGAATCGATCTATGTTTTGGCCATGGCACGATCATATCGAACAGCAAAAGATAAAGAGTTGATATCTTGGGACGAAGAATATGCTAAAATAGAGGGTAGCATCAAAAAGAGAAACAGTTCTTTTGATTTAAGTCTCGTCATCTCACAAAAAGGAAAAAAAGCGAAAATCAGCCGCATCGAACAACGCCGGTTAACCGAT from Bacillus sp. E(2018) encodes the following:
- the dnaN gene encoding DNA polymerase III subunit beta: MKVKIQLNQLIEAVQDVMKAVSSRTTIPILTGIKMEVTYDGVHLTGSDSDISIERLIPVEEGDLVHIEVKQEGSVVLPARYFSEIVKKLPNDSVEIEVGERFETTLRSGASEFSLLGLDPEEYPRLPQIEENLVFEIQSDLLKAMIRQTVFAVSTSETRPILTGVNWTLTDGVLNCIATDSHRLAERKMPIDSQSEELSFQNVVIPGKSLNELSKILDENAEKVQIVVTNNQILFKAKNILLFSRLLDGNYPDTSKLIPSESKTTFVLKTKEFLQAIDRASLLAREGRNNVVKLATLDNQTIELSSNSPEIGKVFEHMIAEEIEGEELKISFNAKYVMEALKVMDCTEISILFTGAMRPFLIQPVSDDSIRQLILPVRTY
- the yaaA gene encoding S4 domain-containing protein YaaA; this encodes MENVKINTEFITLQQLLKTTDVIQSGGMVKWYLAEHEVLVNGEHETRRGKKLYAGDVVSIPEVGEFKVTTE